A portion of the Gossypium arboreum isolate Shixiya-1 chromosome 8, ASM2569848v2, whole genome shotgun sequence genome contains these proteins:
- the LOC108469823 gene encoding PH, RCC1 and FYVE domains-containing protein 1 isoform X1: protein MLRTDRMASDLSRTGPVERDIEQAITALKKGACLLKYGRRGKPKFCPFRLSNDESVLIWLSGKEEKHLKLSHVSRIISGQRTPIFQRYPRPEKEYQSFSLIYNDRSLDLICKDKDEAEVWFSGLKALISRSHQRKWRTESRSDGIPSEVNSPRTYTRRSSPLHSPFGSNDSLQKDGGDHLRLHSPYESPPKNGLGKAFSDVILYAVPPKGFFPPESASGSVHSLSSGGSDSVHGHMKTMAMDAFRVSLSSAVSSSSQGSGHDDGDALGDVFIWGEGTGDGVLGGGLDKVSSCGIKTDSLLPKALESAVVLDVQNIACGGRHAALVTKQGEVFSWGEESGGRLGHGVDSDVLQPKLIDALSNTNIELVACGEYHTCAVTLAGDLYTWGDGTYNFGLLGHGNEVSHWVPKRVNGPLEGIHVSSISCGPWHTAVVTSAGQLFTFGDGTFGVLGHGDRNSVSIPREVESLKGLRTVRAACGVWHTAAVVEVMVGNSSSSNCSSGKLFTWGDGDKGRLGHGNKEAKLVPTCVAALVEPNFCQVACGHSLTVALTTSGHVYTMGSPVYGQLGNPQADGKVPIHVEGKLAKSFVEEISCGAYHVAVLTSRTEVYTWGKGANGRLGHGNVDDKNSPTLVEALKDKQVKSIACGTNFTAAICLHKWASGVDQSMCSGCRLPFNFKRKRHNCYNCGLVFCHACSSKKCLKASMAPNPNKPYRVCDNCFNRLRKAIETDASSQSSVSRRGSINHGTNEFVDKDDKLDSRSRAQLARFSSMESFKQGESRSKKNKKLEFNSSRVSPVPNGGSQRGALNISKSFNPVFGSSKKFFSASVPGSRIVSRATSPISRRPSPPRSTTPTPTLGGLTSPKIVVDDAKRTNDGLNQEVTRLRAQVDNLTRKAQLQEVELERTTKQLKEAIAIAEEETAKCKAAKEVIKSLTAQLKDMAERLPVGATRNIKSPSFTSFGSSPPSNDASSVSLERPNGQIVYQEPDSNVSSGQLLSNGSNTTGNRSTSHTKQGHSEPATKSGGRSKESEPRNESEWVEQDEPGVYITLTSLPGGAKDLKRVRFSRKRFSEKQAEQWWAENRARVYEQYNVRTIDKSSVGVGSEELAH from the exons ATGTTAAGAACTGATAGGATGGCTTCCGATCTTAGTAGAACTGGCCCCGTTGAAAGAGACATAGAGCAG GCAATTACTGCTTTAAAGAAAGGGGCTTGCCTGCTTAAGTATGGAAGAAGAGGGAAGCCAAAATTTTGCCCCTTCCGCCTTTCGAAT GATGAGTCTGTTTTAATATGGTTATCAGGGAAAGAGGAGAAACATCTTAAACTAAGTCACGTATCTAGAATCATATCCGGGCAGCGCACT CCTATCTTTCAGCGGTATCCTCGGCCTGAGAAAGAGTACCAGTCATTTTCACTGATATATAATGACAGATCACTGGATTTG ATCTGCAAGGACAAGGATGAAGCTGAAGTCTGGTTTAGTGGTTTAAAAGCATTAATCTCTCGCAGTCATCAAAGAAAATGGAGAACAGAATCAAGAAGTGATGGCATTCCTTCTGAAGTAAATAGTCCTAGAACATACACGCGAAGAAGTTCACCCTTACATTCTCCTTTTGGTAGTAATGATAGCTTGCagaag GATGGTGGAGATCACCTTCGCCTTCATAGTCCATATGAAAGTCCTCCAAAGAATGGTCTTGGTAAGGCGTTTTCAGATGTAATATTATATGCTGTTCCTCCCAAGGGTTTCTTTCCTCCAGAGTCCGCTAGTGGTTCAGTTCATTCTTTGTCTTCAGGAGGATCAGATAGTGTACATGGCCACATGAAGACAATGGCAATGGATGCTTTTAGGGTTAGTCTTTCAAGTGCAGTTAGTTCATCAAGCCAAGGATCTGGCCATGATGATGGTGATGCCTTGGGTGATGTTTTCATTTGGGGTGAAGGCACTGGGGATGGTGTTTTGGGTGGCGGACTTGATAAAGTTAGCAGTTGCGGTATCAAAACGGATTCTTTACTGCCTAAGGCTTTAGAATCTGCGGTTGTACTTGATGTTCAGAATATTGCCTGTGGTGGTCGACATGCAGCCTTGGTAACCAAGCAGGGGGAGGTTTTCTCCTGGGGAGAGGAATCTGGAGGCCGGCTCGGGCATGGTGTAGACTCTGATGTTTTGCAGCCAAAGCTTATTGATGCCTTAAGTAATACTAACATTGAGCTTGTAGCATGCGGTGAGTACCACACTTGTGCTGTAACACTTGCTGGTGATTTGTACACTTGGGGTGATGGCACTTATAATTTTGGTCTTCTTGGTCATGgaaatgaggtaagtcattgggtGCCAAAACGAGTGAATGGGCCCTTGGAGGGCATACATGTCTCGTCAATATCTTGTGGCCCTTGGCATACAGCTGTTGTAACCTCTGCAGGTCAATTGTTTACCTTTGGTGATGGCACATTTGGTGTTTTGGGTCATGGAGATCGGAATAGTGTCTCAATACCAAGGGAAGTGGAATCCTTAAAAGGGCTCCGGACTGTCCGAGCAGCTTGTGGAGTGTGGCATACTGCTGCAGTTGTTGAAGTCATGGTTGGGAATTCAAGTTCTAGCAACTGTTCCTCGGGGAAGCTATTTACGTGGGGAGATGGGGATAAAGGTCGACTTGGACATGGCAATAAGGAAGCAAAACTTGTTCCTACTTGTGTTGCTGCTCTTGTTGAACCAAACTTTTGTCAAGTTGCCTGCGGACACAGTCTGACAGTTGCCCTTACAACATCAGGGCATGTCTACACCATGGGAAGTCCTGTTTATGGGCAGCTAGGAAATCCACAAGCTGATGGAAAAGTTCCTATCCATGTTGAAGGAAAGCTTGCTAAGAGTTTCGTTGAGGAAATTTCTTGTGGTGCTTATCATGTTGCAGTTTTGACTTCGAGAACTGAAGTTTATACTTGGGGAAAGGGAGCAAATGGTCGATTAGGTCATGGGAATGTTGATGATAAGAACTCCCCAACATTGGTAGAAGCTCTGAAAGACAAGCAAGTCAAAAGTATTGCTTGTGGCACGAACTTCACTGCAGCAATCTGTCTCCACAAATGGGCTTCAGGCGTTGATCAATCAATGTGTTCTGGGTGTCGCCTCCCATTTAATTTCAAAAGAAAACGTCACAATTGTTATAATTGTGGACTAGTCTTTTGTCATGCATGCAGCAGTAAGAAGTGCCTTAAGGCTTCCATGGCTCCAAACCCCAACAAACCTTACCGTGTCTGTGACAATTGTTTTAATAGACTGAGGAAAGCCATTGAAACTGATGCATCATCACAATCTTCTGTAAGTAGAAGAGGAAGCATAAACCATGGGACTAATGAATTTGTTGATAAAGATGATAAGTTGGATTCTAGATCTCGTGCTCAACTTGCTAGATTTTCATCAATGGAGTCGTTTAAGCAAGGGGAAAGCCGATCAAAGAAAAACAAGAAGCTAGAATTTAATAGTAGTCGTGTCTCACCAGTTCCAAATGGAGGCTCTCAAAGGGGAGCACTTAATATTTCTAAGTCTTTTAACCCGGTATTTGGATCATCCAAGAAATTTTTCTCGGCTTCTGTTCCTGGATCAAGAATTGTTTCTCGTGCGACATCTCCAATATCAAGACGGCCTAGTCCTCCTCGTTCAACAACACCAACCCCAACACTCGGAGGTCTCACCTCCCCTAAAATAGTTGTGGATGATGCTAAGAGGACCAACGATGGCCTTAATCAAGAGGTCACTAGATTAAGAGCACAG GTCGATAATCTTACACGTAAAGCACAACTTCAAGAAGTCGAGCTGGAAAGGACAACCAAACAGCTGAAAGAGGCGATTGCAATAGCAGAGGAGGAGACTGCAAAATGCAAAGCAGCAAAGGAAGTCATCAAGTCGCTTACTGCACAA TTAAAGGATATGGCTGAAAGACTGCCTGTTGGGGCCACACGGAACATTAAGTCGCCTTCGTTTACTTCGTTTGGCTCTAGCCCTCCTTCCAATGATGCCTCTAGTGTTTCTCTTGAAAGACCGAATGGTCAAATAGTGTACCAAGAACCAGATTCAAATGTATCAAGTGGCCAGTTACTTTCTAATGGGTCCAACACCACCGGTAATCGTAGTACAAGCCATACCAAGCAAGGCCATAGTGAACCAGCTACTAAAAGTGGTGGCCGATCAAAAGAAAGCGAACCTCGAAATGAGAGTGAATGGGTTGAGCAAGAT
- the LOC108467854 gene encoding uncharacterized protein LOC108467854, with product MEGEVQTEENKVSLDVNKKRTVKTPAQVMALEKFYKELRFPSDEMKAQIALQVGLTEKQISSWFCHRRLKDKKRDEYVGRLDHSSGIIQDRGSGLWQDSSGSIKERDYRNIDLREVESGGISSQEFLATDHVYDRRNHQNPYDACMEDTSSESSSSLQDMRFSENRGPYETKLGQNGTITQINPRTTKNTVFKPSGYLKLKGESENPAILAVKRQLGRYYIEDGPLLATDFDSLPNAAFEFPSSKVVSEPVDVGDHPQQPRSPRISGAMKQPNPNVVNEVHNSKTSSQDPYMENATFKTVYGLERQNKKSRHQLYKSHYNSFPGQNSSSDIHRSLAENAGTIDCKRSKVSSKLAVERMRPDSFTNHPGPNVGKLVNEQEKTCLHDDDNRTYKAPKNKIPSKTSNSKRGCIESPGARMAKVEKLGGQRKPKKEHPVGVKTDPTNESRVAKQVNVDFPRPRSPLSMNPTKSYRPSMDVPSSFSEDETADTSSSSG from the exons ATGGAAG GTGAAGTGCAGACCGAAGAGAATAAAGTTTCTCTAGATGTGAATAAGAAACGAACCGTAAAGACACCGGCTCAGGTTATGGCTCTGGAGAAATTCTACAAAG AGCTTCGGTTTCCTTCTGATGAAATGAAAGCACAAATCGCACTTCAAGTAGGGTTGACTGAAAAGCAAATATCTAGTTGGTTTTGTCACAGAAGGTTAAAAGACAAAAAGAGAGATGAATATGTTGGGCGATTGGATCATTCTAGTGGCATTATTCAGGATCGTGGTAGTGGACTCTGGCAAGATTCTTCTGGTAGTATCAAGGAACGGGATTATAGGAATATCGATCTGAGGGAGGTTGAAAGTGGAGGGATTTCTAGCCAAGAGTTTCTAGCTACTGATCACGTATATGACCGTAGGAATCATCAAAATCCATACGATGCTTGTATGGAAGATACATCTTCTGAAAGTAGTTCGTCTTTACAAGATATGCGTTTTTCCGAAAATCGGGGTCCTTATGAAACTAAACTTGGACAAAACGGAACCATTACACAGATAAACCCAAGGACGACTAAAAACACGGTTTTTAAGCCATCGGGATATTTGAAGCTTAAGGGTGAGAGTGAAAATCCTGCTATTCTTGCTGTCAAGAGGCAGCTCGGGAGGTATTATATAGAAGATGGTCCGTTACTTGCTACTGATTTCGATTCACTTCCTAATGCTGCATTTGAATTCCCAAGTAGCAAGGTGGTCAGTG AGCCAGTAGATGTTGGAGATCATCCCCAACAGCCCCGTTCTCCTCGTATCTCTGGAGCTATGAAGCAGCCAAATCCTAATGTT GTAAATGAAGTACATAATTCAAAGACAAGTTCTCAGGATCCTTATATGGAGAATGCAACCTTCAAAACCGTGTACGGGCTCGAAAGACAGAACAAGAAATCTCGTCATCAATTATACAAGTCCCATTATAACTCATTCCCGGGCCAGAACTCTTCATCGGATATCCACAGAAGTTTGGCCGAAAATGCCGGTACCATTGATTGCAAACGAAGTAAGGTGAGCTCTAAGCTTGCTGTTGAAAGGATGAGACCAGATTCTTTCACTAACCATCCTGGCCCCAATGTTGGGAAACTTGTTAATGAACAAGAAAAGACTTGTTTGCATGACGACGATAATCGTACGTATAAGGCCCCGAAGAACAAAATCCCATCTAAAACTTCAAATTCTAAACGTGGGTGCATTGAGTCCCCGGGTGCAAGGATGGCAAAG GTGGAGAAACTTGGTGGACAACGGAAGCCAAAAAAGGAGCATCCTGTAGGAGTAAAAACCGATCCAACAAACGAATCGAGA GTTGCCAAGCAAGTCAATGTTGATTTCCCGCGACCGAGATCGCCTCTGTCAATGAATCCGACTAAAAG CTATAGACCTTCCATGGATGTACCATCAAGCTTCAGTGAAGACGAAACCGCAGACACTAGTTCATCCTCGGGTTGA
- the LOC108469823 gene encoding PH, RCC1 and FYVE domains-containing protein 1 isoform X2, whose protein sequence is MLRTDRMASDLSRTGPVERDIEQAITALKKGACLLKYGRRGKPKFCPFRLSNDESVLIWLSGKEEKHLKLSHVSRIISGQRTPIFQRYPRPEKEYQSFSLIYNDRSLDLICKDKDEAEVWFSGLKALISRSHQRKWRTESRSDGIPSEVNSPRTYTRRSSPLHSPFGSNDSLQKDGGDHLRLHSPYESPPKNGLGGSDSVHGHMKTMAMDAFRVSLSSAVSSSSQGSGHDDGDALGDVFIWGEGTGDGVLGGGLDKVSSCGIKTDSLLPKALESAVVLDVQNIACGGRHAALVTKQGEVFSWGEESGGRLGHGVDSDVLQPKLIDALSNTNIELVACGEYHTCAVTLAGDLYTWGDGTYNFGLLGHGNEVSHWVPKRVNGPLEGIHVSSISCGPWHTAVVTSAGQLFTFGDGTFGVLGHGDRNSVSIPREVESLKGLRTVRAACGVWHTAAVVEVMVGNSSSSNCSSGKLFTWGDGDKGRLGHGNKEAKLVPTCVAALVEPNFCQVACGHSLTVALTTSGHVYTMGSPVYGQLGNPQADGKVPIHVEGKLAKSFVEEISCGAYHVAVLTSRTEVYTWGKGANGRLGHGNVDDKNSPTLVEALKDKQVKSIACGTNFTAAICLHKWASGVDQSMCSGCRLPFNFKRKRHNCYNCGLVFCHACSSKKCLKASMAPNPNKPYRVCDNCFNRLRKAIETDASSQSSVSRRGSINHGTNEFVDKDDKLDSRSRAQLARFSSMESFKQGESRSKKNKKLEFNSSRVSPVPNGGSQRGALNISKSFNPVFGSSKKFFSASVPGSRIVSRATSPISRRPSPPRSTTPTPTLGGLTSPKIVVDDAKRTNDGLNQEVTRLRAQVDNLTRKAQLQEVELERTTKQLKEAIAIAEEETAKCKAAKEVIKSLTAQLKDMAERLPVGATRNIKSPSFTSFGSSPPSNDASSVSLERPNGQIVYQEPDSNVSSGQLLSNGSNTTGNRSTSHTKQGHSEPATKSGGRSKESEPRNESEWVEQDEPGVYITLTSLPGGAKDLKRVRFSRKRFSEKQAEQWWAENRARVYEQYNVRTIDKSSVGVGSEELAH, encoded by the exons ATGTTAAGAACTGATAGGATGGCTTCCGATCTTAGTAGAACTGGCCCCGTTGAAAGAGACATAGAGCAG GCAATTACTGCTTTAAAGAAAGGGGCTTGCCTGCTTAAGTATGGAAGAAGAGGGAAGCCAAAATTTTGCCCCTTCCGCCTTTCGAAT GATGAGTCTGTTTTAATATGGTTATCAGGGAAAGAGGAGAAACATCTTAAACTAAGTCACGTATCTAGAATCATATCCGGGCAGCGCACT CCTATCTTTCAGCGGTATCCTCGGCCTGAGAAAGAGTACCAGTCATTTTCACTGATATATAATGACAGATCACTGGATTTG ATCTGCAAGGACAAGGATGAAGCTGAAGTCTGGTTTAGTGGTTTAAAAGCATTAATCTCTCGCAGTCATCAAAGAAAATGGAGAACAGAATCAAGAAGTGATGGCATTCCTTCTGAAGTAAATAGTCCTAGAACATACACGCGAAGAAGTTCACCCTTACATTCTCCTTTTGGTAGTAATGATAGCTTGCagaag GATGGTGGAGATCACCTTCGCCTTCATAGTCCATATGAAAGTCCTCCAAAGAATGGTCTTG GAGGATCAGATAGTGTACATGGCCACATGAAGACAATGGCAATGGATGCTTTTAGGGTTAGTCTTTCAAGTGCAGTTAGTTCATCAAGCCAAGGATCTGGCCATGATGATGGTGATGCCTTGGGTGATGTTTTCATTTGGGGTGAAGGCACTGGGGATGGTGTTTTGGGTGGCGGACTTGATAAAGTTAGCAGTTGCGGTATCAAAACGGATTCTTTACTGCCTAAGGCTTTAGAATCTGCGGTTGTACTTGATGTTCAGAATATTGCCTGTGGTGGTCGACATGCAGCCTTGGTAACCAAGCAGGGGGAGGTTTTCTCCTGGGGAGAGGAATCTGGAGGCCGGCTCGGGCATGGTGTAGACTCTGATGTTTTGCAGCCAAAGCTTATTGATGCCTTAAGTAATACTAACATTGAGCTTGTAGCATGCGGTGAGTACCACACTTGTGCTGTAACACTTGCTGGTGATTTGTACACTTGGGGTGATGGCACTTATAATTTTGGTCTTCTTGGTCATGgaaatgaggtaagtcattgggtGCCAAAACGAGTGAATGGGCCCTTGGAGGGCATACATGTCTCGTCAATATCTTGTGGCCCTTGGCATACAGCTGTTGTAACCTCTGCAGGTCAATTGTTTACCTTTGGTGATGGCACATTTGGTGTTTTGGGTCATGGAGATCGGAATAGTGTCTCAATACCAAGGGAAGTGGAATCCTTAAAAGGGCTCCGGACTGTCCGAGCAGCTTGTGGAGTGTGGCATACTGCTGCAGTTGTTGAAGTCATGGTTGGGAATTCAAGTTCTAGCAACTGTTCCTCGGGGAAGCTATTTACGTGGGGAGATGGGGATAAAGGTCGACTTGGACATGGCAATAAGGAAGCAAAACTTGTTCCTACTTGTGTTGCTGCTCTTGTTGAACCAAACTTTTGTCAAGTTGCCTGCGGACACAGTCTGACAGTTGCCCTTACAACATCAGGGCATGTCTACACCATGGGAAGTCCTGTTTATGGGCAGCTAGGAAATCCACAAGCTGATGGAAAAGTTCCTATCCATGTTGAAGGAAAGCTTGCTAAGAGTTTCGTTGAGGAAATTTCTTGTGGTGCTTATCATGTTGCAGTTTTGACTTCGAGAACTGAAGTTTATACTTGGGGAAAGGGAGCAAATGGTCGATTAGGTCATGGGAATGTTGATGATAAGAACTCCCCAACATTGGTAGAAGCTCTGAAAGACAAGCAAGTCAAAAGTATTGCTTGTGGCACGAACTTCACTGCAGCAATCTGTCTCCACAAATGGGCTTCAGGCGTTGATCAATCAATGTGTTCTGGGTGTCGCCTCCCATTTAATTTCAAAAGAAAACGTCACAATTGTTATAATTGTGGACTAGTCTTTTGTCATGCATGCAGCAGTAAGAAGTGCCTTAAGGCTTCCATGGCTCCAAACCCCAACAAACCTTACCGTGTCTGTGACAATTGTTTTAATAGACTGAGGAAAGCCATTGAAACTGATGCATCATCACAATCTTCTGTAAGTAGAAGAGGAAGCATAAACCATGGGACTAATGAATTTGTTGATAAAGATGATAAGTTGGATTCTAGATCTCGTGCTCAACTTGCTAGATTTTCATCAATGGAGTCGTTTAAGCAAGGGGAAAGCCGATCAAAGAAAAACAAGAAGCTAGAATTTAATAGTAGTCGTGTCTCACCAGTTCCAAATGGAGGCTCTCAAAGGGGAGCACTTAATATTTCTAAGTCTTTTAACCCGGTATTTGGATCATCCAAGAAATTTTTCTCGGCTTCTGTTCCTGGATCAAGAATTGTTTCTCGTGCGACATCTCCAATATCAAGACGGCCTAGTCCTCCTCGTTCAACAACACCAACCCCAACACTCGGAGGTCTCACCTCCCCTAAAATAGTTGTGGATGATGCTAAGAGGACCAACGATGGCCTTAATCAAGAGGTCACTAGATTAAGAGCACAG GTCGATAATCTTACACGTAAAGCACAACTTCAAGAAGTCGAGCTGGAAAGGACAACCAAACAGCTGAAAGAGGCGATTGCAATAGCAGAGGAGGAGACTGCAAAATGCAAAGCAGCAAAGGAAGTCATCAAGTCGCTTACTGCACAA TTAAAGGATATGGCTGAAAGACTGCCTGTTGGGGCCACACGGAACATTAAGTCGCCTTCGTTTACTTCGTTTGGCTCTAGCCCTCCTTCCAATGATGCCTCTAGTGTTTCTCTTGAAAGACCGAATGGTCAAATAGTGTACCAAGAACCAGATTCAAATGTATCAAGTGGCCAGTTACTTTCTAATGGGTCCAACACCACCGGTAATCGTAGTACAAGCCATACCAAGCAAGGCCATAGTGAACCAGCTACTAAAAGTGGTGGCCGATCAAAAGAAAGCGAACCTCGAAATGAGAGTGAATGGGTTGAGCAAGAT